In Streptomyces longhuiensis, the following proteins share a genomic window:
- a CDS encoding (2Fe-2S)-binding protein → MTAHIDLHELGSLGGFFALRDAKDAKSDPPTLGRVYQNGASVRDPLAYRVEKVARALSVPEPRVAVSVAQLGIAARLWSLSLGSAALFGRVPDLDPALLHWNPDAAAPDDLFLAGTGQLPADGAHIAELVLDRHLEPLSAALRARYRVSAPLLRGNAGSALAGAAREISRWARRAGRPDVAARARLLTSELFDDPRLAATGTRTGTAFRRTSCCLIYRTPGGGLCGDCCFERPPQHSSPPAASG, encoded by the coding sequence GTGACAGCCCACATCGACCTGCACGAACTCGGTTCCCTCGGCGGATTCTTCGCCCTGCGCGACGCGAAGGACGCGAAGAGTGATCCACCGACGCTGGGGCGCGTCTATCAGAACGGCGCATCCGTCCGCGACCCTCTCGCGTACCGCGTCGAGAAGGTCGCGCGGGCACTCTCCGTGCCCGAACCGCGCGTCGCCGTGTCCGTCGCCCAACTCGGAATCGCGGCGCGCCTCTGGTCGCTGTCACTCGGCAGCGCCGCTCTCTTCGGGCGCGTTCCCGACCTCGACCCCGCGCTGCTGCACTGGAACCCCGACGCCGCCGCGCCCGACGACCTGTTCCTCGCCGGTACGGGGCAGCTCCCCGCCGACGGCGCGCACATCGCGGAGCTCGTGCTCGACCGCCACCTCGAACCGCTGTCGGCCGCGCTGCGCGCCCGCTACCGCGTATCGGCCCCGCTGCTGCGCGGCAACGCAGGGTCCGCGCTCGCCGGCGCAGCCCGCGAGATCAGCCGCTGGGCGCGCCGCGCCGGGCGCCCCGACGTCGCCGCCCGCGCCCGCCTCCTGACCTCGGAACTCTTCGACGACCCCCGCCTCGCCGCGACCGGTACCCGCACCGGCACCGCCTTCCGCCGCACGAGCTGCTGCCTCATCTACCGCACCCCGGGCGGCGGCCTCTGCGGGGACTGCTGCTTCGAGCGGCCGCCGCAGCACTCTTCCCCACCGGCCGCTTCTGGGTGA
- a CDS encoding GNAT family N-acetyltransferase, whose translation MSDIEIHDERDRGLLVARAAGDPQGSTFGYIQYFVLDAPERALVPVHTVVEPQHEGRGIAGSLARELYAIAARESIAVAPLCPFVVQWAARHPGEAPAAPPELMDAAQRALADDSAKW comes from the coding sequence ATGAGCGACATCGAGATCCACGACGAACGCGACAGGGGCCTCCTCGTGGCCCGCGCGGCAGGAGACCCCCAAGGCTCCACCTTCGGGTACATCCAGTACTTCGTCCTCGACGCGCCCGAGAGGGCTCTCGTGCCCGTGCACACCGTCGTGGAGCCCCAGCACGAGGGCCGCGGCATCGCGGGATCGCTGGCCCGCGAGCTGTACGCCATCGCCGCCCGCGAGAGCATCGCCGTCGCGCCCTTGTGCCCGTTCGTCGTGCAGTGGGCGGCGCGCCACCCCGGAGAGGCCCCCGCCGCCCCGCCCGAGCTGATGGACGCCGCACAGCGCGCGCTCGCCGACGACTCGGCCAAGTGGTGA
- a CDS encoding transglycosylase family protein: MAVRGRHRRYQPNRINRASLTVTAGGAGMAIPLIGAGVAHAADAHTWNKVAACESSGNWSINSGNGYFGGLQFTQSTWEAYGGTAYAARADRATRGQQIAVAEKVLDGQGPGAWPVCSARAGLTRGGGTPGPHTETVRQKPQRTVKDVKPEVTPQSTAGTAQMYTVVGGDTLSGIADAREVPGGWRTLYEANRRTIGSDPDLILPGQRLALHPSAMPGAPAAPQKRERQAEKPTEKHEKTDRKSDQQRDAAPAKKTGTATATRQRTEKPAASQDVTAPVSASLSTPYRAAGSSWSKGYHTGVDFAVSTGTTVKAIAAGHVVSAGWGGSYGYEVVIRHADGKYSQYGHLSALSVKAGQRVVVGQRIARSGSTGNSTGPHLHFEVRTGPGFGSDIDPLAYLRAHGVRI, translated from the coding sequence ATGGCCGTACGCGGTCGGCATCGCCGGTACCAGCCGAACCGGATCAACCGTGCGTCGCTCACCGTCACCGCGGGCGGCGCGGGTATGGCGATCCCTCTCATCGGCGCGGGCGTGGCGCACGCCGCCGACGCGCACACCTGGAACAAGGTCGCGGCCTGCGAGTCGAGCGGCAACTGGAGCATCAACTCCGGCAACGGCTACTTCGGCGGGCTCCAGTTCACGCAGTCGACCTGGGAGGCGTACGGCGGTACCGCCTACGCCGCGCGCGCCGACCGCGCCACCAGGGGCCAGCAGATCGCCGTCGCCGAGAAGGTCCTCGACGGGCAGGGCCCCGGCGCCTGGCCGGTGTGCTCGGCCCGGGCCGGCCTCACCCGCGGCGGCGGCACTCCGGGACCGCACACCGAAACCGTCCGGCAGAAGCCCCAGCGCACCGTCAAGGACGTCAAGCCCGAGGTCACGCCCCAGTCGACGGCGGGCACGGCCCAGATGTACACGGTGGTCGGCGGCGACACCCTCTCCGGCATCGCCGACGCCCGCGAAGTCCCGGGCGGCTGGCGGACGTTGTACGAGGCGAACCGCCGCACCATCGGCTCGGACCCCGACCTCATCCTGCCGGGACAGCGGCTCGCCCTGCACCCGTCGGCGATGCCGGGCGCCCCGGCCGCCCCGCAAAAGCGCGAACGGCAGGCCGAGAAGCCCACCGAGAAGCACGAGAAGACCGACAGGAAGAGCGACCAGCAACGGGACGCCGCCCCCGCGAAGAAGACCGGTACGGCCACCGCCACCCGGCAACGGACCGAGAAGCCGGCCGCGTCACAGGACGTCACCGCCCCCGTCTCGGCGAGCCTCAGCACCCCCTACCGCGCGGCGGGTTCCTCCTGGTCGAAGGGCTACCACACGGGCGTCGACTTCGCCGTGTCCACCGGCACCACCGTCAAGGCCATCGCCGCGGGCCACGTCGTCTCCGCGGGCTGGGGCGGCTCGTACGGGTACGAGGTCGTGATCCGGCACGCCGACGGCAAGTACAGCCAGTACGGCCATCTCTCGGCGCTCAGTGTGAAGGCGGGACAGCGGGTCGTCGTCGGCCAGCGCATCGCGCGCTCCGGTTCCACGGGCAACAGCACGGGCCCGCATCTGCACTTCGAGGTGCGGACGGGGCCCGGCTTCGGTTCCGACATCGACCCGCTGGCGTATCTGCGGGCGCACGGCGTCAGGATTTGA
- a CDS encoding DMT family transporter: MSALTLAVLLSLVSAVAYAGGAILQERVAVSTPEHTYAPLRRPVWWCAVVLNGLGALLHVAALAYGPLSLVQPLGALTIVFALPMAALFVHRRAGATAWRGAIMATVGLAGLLSLTGSGSEQSLEGAERLMVALVTAGTVLALMTLAHAVHRHPVVRSVLLAGAAGVAFGIASVFTKSVAVEWTEDGTFAQFSSFFVIAALAASGMLLSQASYRGAGLAAPLATVTVVNPVVAAAVGLTLFGETFRYGTTGTALALACGVVAAGGLILLTTERISGSRKAAAEPVVAAMPAQHVPDSARAITDGEPLTRRVEAPAPDDGRRGRKGGGGGYDEWYSPRDERIKS; encoded by the coding sequence ATGAGCGCACTCACGCTGGCCGTGCTTCTCTCCCTCGTCTCCGCGGTCGCGTACGCGGGCGGCGCGATCCTCCAGGAGCGGGTCGCGGTCTCCACGCCCGAGCACACCTACGCGCCGCTGCGCCGCCCGGTGTGGTGGTGCGCTGTCGTGCTCAACGGTCTGGGAGCTCTCCTGCACGTGGCAGCCCTGGCGTACGGCCCGCTGAGCCTGGTCCAGCCCCTGGGCGCGCTGACGATCGTGTTCGCGCTGCCGATGGCGGCGCTCTTCGTGCACCGCAGGGCCGGGGCCACCGCCTGGCGTGGCGCGATCATGGCGACGGTGGGTCTCGCCGGTCTGCTCTCCCTCACGGGGTCGGGGTCCGAGCAGTCCCTCGAAGGCGCGGAGCGGCTGATGGTCGCCCTCGTGACGGCCGGTACGGTCCTCGCCCTGATGACGCTCGCCCACGCCGTGCACCGCCACCCCGTGGTGCGCAGTGTCCTGCTCGCGGGCGCGGCCGGCGTCGCGTTCGGCATCGCGTCCGTGTTCACGAAGTCCGTGGCGGTGGAGTGGACGGAGGACGGGACGTTCGCCCAGTTCTCGAGCTTCTTCGTGATAGCGGCGCTCGCCGCGTCCGGCATGCTTCTGTCGCAGGCGTCGTACCGCGGCGCGGGCCTCGCGGCTCCGCTCGCCACGGTGACGGTCGTGAACCCGGTGGTCGCGGCGGCGGTCGGTCTCACGCTGTTCGGCGAGACGTTCCGATACGGCACGACGGGCACCGCCCTCGCGCTCGCGTGCGGTGTCGTCGCCGCGGGCGGCCTGATCCTGTTGACGACGGAGCGGATCAGCGGGTCGCGCAAGGCGGCCGCCGAGCCGGTCGTCGCGGCGATGCCCGCCCAGCACGTGCCCGATTCGGCGCGTGCGATCACCGACGGCGAGCCGCTGACGCGGCGCGTCGAGGCGCCCGCGCCGGACGACGGTCGGCGAGGCCGGAAGGGCGGGGGCGGCGGCTACGACGAGTGGTACAGCCCCCGCGACGAGCGCATCAAATCCTGA
- the panD gene encoding aspartate 1-decarboxylase, producing MLRTMFKSKIHRATVTQADLHYVGSVTIDRDLLDAADLLPGELVHIVDIDNGARLETYVIEGERGSGVIGINGAAAHLVHPGDLVIIISYAQVDDAEARALRPQVVHVDRENRIVALGADPSEPVPGGDMERSPQAVAATSG from the coding sequence ATGCTGCGCACCATGTTCAAGTCCAAGATCCACCGCGCCACCGTCACCCAGGCCGACCTGCACTACGTCGGGTCCGTCACCATCGACCGTGACCTTCTCGACGCCGCCGATCTGCTGCCCGGCGAGCTCGTCCACATCGTCGACATCGACAACGGCGCCCGCCTGGAGACGTACGTCATCGAGGGTGAGCGGGGGAGCGGTGTCATCGGGATCAACGGGGCCGCGGCCCACCTCGTGCATCCCGGGGACCTCGTGATCATCATCAGTTACGCTCAGGTCGACGACGCCGAGGCGCGTGCGCTGCGGCCCCAGGTCGTGCACGTGGACCGGGAGAACCGGATCGTGGCCCTGGGCGCCGACCCGTCCGAGCCGGTTCCCGGCGGGGACATGGAGCGCAGTCCCCAGGCGGTGGCGGCCACCAGCGGCTGA
- a CDS encoding acetylxylan esterase yields MPHFDLPLDELRDYRPTLTRPADFDVFWEKTLAEAREHDLDARFVPVDTPLSAVDVFDVTYAGFGGHPVKGWLVLPAGATGPLPAVVEYIGYGGGRGLPHTNLMWAAAGFAHFVMDTRGQGSGGRVGDTPDPVGSGPAHSGFMTRGIEDPHEYFYRRVFTDAVRAVEAARSHPLVDASRVAALGGSQGGGITLAVGGLVPDLVAIAPDVPFLCQFPRAATLTERHPYREIALYLKAHIGADEQVFRTLSYFDGVHFAARGTAPALFSVALEDQTCPPSTVFAAFNSYAGQDKTIKVYTFNDHEGGGPFQQAAQLDWLPAKLRG; encoded by the coding sequence GTGCCTCATTTCGACCTGCCGCTCGACGAACTGCGGGACTACCGGCCGACGTTGACGCGGCCCGCGGACTTCGACGTGTTCTGGGAGAAGACCCTGGCCGAGGCACGTGAGCACGACCTCGACGCGCGCTTCGTCCCGGTCGACACGCCGCTGTCCGCGGTCGACGTCTTCGATGTTACGTACGCCGGGTTCGGCGGGCATCCGGTCAAGGGCTGGCTCGTCCTGCCCGCGGGGGCGACCGGGCCGCTGCCCGCCGTCGTCGAGTACATCGGCTACGGAGGCGGGCGCGGCCTGCCGCACACGAACCTGATGTGGGCCGCGGCCGGCTTCGCCCACTTCGTCATGGACACCCGCGGCCAGGGCTCCGGCGGCCGGGTGGGCGACACCCCCGACCCGGTCGGCAGCGGACCCGCGCACTCCGGCTTCATGACGCGCGGCATCGAGGACCCGCACGAGTACTTCTACCGGCGCGTCTTCACCGACGCCGTGCGCGCCGTCGAGGCGGCCCGTTCGCACCCGCTGGTCGACGCGTCACGCGTCGCGGCCCTCGGCGGCAGCCAGGGCGGCGGCATCACGCTCGCGGTCGGCGGCCTCGTGCCCGACCTCGTCGCCATCGCGCCCGACGTGCCGTTCCTGTGCCAGTTCCCCCGCGCGGCCACCCTCACCGAACGCCACCCGTACCGCGAGATAGCCCTCTATCTGAAGGCGCACATCGGCGCCGACGAGCAGGTCTTCCGCACGCTGTCCTACTTCGACGGCGTGCACTTCGCGGCGCGCGGCACCGCGCCCGCCCTCTTCTCGGTGGCGCTGGAGGACCAGACCTGCCCGCCGTCCACGGTCTTCGCGGCGTTCAACTCCTATGCCGGCCAGGACAAGACGATCAAGGTGTACACCTTCAACGACCACGAGGGGGGCGGGCCCTTCCAGCAGGCCGCCCAACTCGACTGGCTGCCGGCGAAGTTGCGCGGCTGA
- a CDS encoding RNA-guided endonuclease InsQ/TnpB family protein, whose translation MTTSHVKRAFKYRFYPTDSQAAELSRTFGCVRKVYNMALAARTEAWARQERINYNQSSAMLTAWKNTEELAYLNEVSSVPLQQALRHLQRAFAHFFGKRAKYPRFKSRKKSRKSAEYTTSAFRFRDGELRLAKMSESLRIMWSRPLPDGASPSTVTVSQDAAGRWFVSLLCEDPSIKHLPTTDAAIGIDAGLDHLLTLSTGEKIANPRHERRDRVALAKAQRRLAKKTKGSANRAKARRKVAKIHARIADRRRDALHKITTRLVRENQTLVIEDLTVRNMVKNRKLARAISDAAWSHFRSMLEYKGAWYGREVIAVDRWFPSSKLCSSCGALRDEMPLSVRTWTCECGTTHDRDVNAAKNLLAAGRAVAACGAGVRPQRSSPGGQSAMKQETSRREP comes from the coding sequence GTGACCACGAGCCATGTGAAGCGGGCGTTCAAGTACCGCTTCTATCCGACGGATTCGCAGGCAGCGGAGCTGTCGCGCACGTTCGGATGCGTGCGAAAGGTCTACAACATGGCGCTTGCCGCCCGGACCGAAGCGTGGGCGCGGCAGGAACGGATCAACTACAACCAGAGCTCCGCGATGCTGACGGCGTGGAAGAACACCGAGGAACTCGCTTACCTGAACGAGGTGTCGTCGGTTCCGCTCCAACAGGCCCTGCGGCACCTGCAACGAGCGTTTGCCCACTTCTTCGGCAAGCGGGCCAAATACCCGCGCTTCAAGAGCCGGAAGAAGTCGCGCAAGTCCGCCGAGTACACCACCTCGGCGTTCCGGTTCAGGGACGGTGAGCTGAGACTCGCGAAGATGAGCGAGTCCCTGCGCATCATGTGGTCGAGACCGCTGCCGGACGGTGCGAGCCCATCTACGGTGACCGTTTCGCAGGACGCGGCCGGACGCTGGTTCGTCTCCCTGTTGTGCGAGGACCCCAGCATCAAGCACCTTCCCACCACTGATGCCGCCATCGGCATCGATGCCGGACTCGACCACCTCCTGACCCTCTCGACGGGCGAGAAGATCGCCAACCCGAGGCACGAGCGCCGCGACCGGGTCGCACTTGCGAAAGCTCAGCGCAGGCTGGCGAAGAAGACCAAAGGCTCCGCGAACCGGGCCAAGGCGCGGCGCAAAGTCGCCAAGATCCACGCCCGGATCGCAGACCGCCGCCGCGACGCTCTCCACAAGATCACCACTCGGCTCGTGCGCGAAAACCAAACGCTCGTGATCGAGGACCTGACCGTGCGCAACATGGTCAAGAACCGGAAACTGGCCCGCGCCATCAGCGATGCCGCGTGGTCTCACTTCCGGAGCATGCTGGAGTACAAAGGCGCCTGGTACGGGCGTGAGGTGATCGCCGTCGACCGGTGGTTCCCCTCCTCGAAACTGTGCTCCTCCTGCGGTGCATTGCGGGACGAGATGCCGCTCAGCGTCCGCACGTGGACGTGTGAGTGCGGCACGACCCATGACCGGGACGTGAACGCAGCGAAGAACCTTCTGGCCGCCGGGCGGGCGGTTGCAGCCTGCGGAGCTGGCGTAAGACCTCAACGGAGTTCTCCGGGCGGGCAGTCGGCGATGAAACAGGAAACCTCACGGCGCGAGCCGTAA
- a CDS encoding protease inhibitor I42 family protein gives MIAATALLALATGCSSGTDEPGGGSTSTTSHPSGATGRTTKHSVKDTSITAEPGERFTLTVDQNASTREYWYLVDPEPDSSVLVSRGQDGASDSGDAPVAGAGHRRTFTFEAKGKGTTRFTLLHCTFTTCQGNNSTLPPETTGPSATPTTGAATPSQAPERITYTVTVD, from the coding sequence GTGATCGCGGCGACCGCGCTCCTCGCCCTCGCCACGGGCTGCTCCTCGGGCACCGACGAACCGGGCGGCGGTTCCACGAGCACCACGAGCCACCCCTCGGGCGCCACGGGCCGCACGACGAAGCACTCGGTGAAGGACACCAGCATCACCGCCGAGCCGGGCGAGCGCTTCACGCTCACCGTCGACCAGAACGCCTCCACACGCGAGTACTGGTACCTCGTCGACCCCGAGCCCGACAGCTCGGTGCTGGTCAGCCGCGGCCAGGACGGCGCGTCGGACTCCGGTGACGCGCCGGTGGCAGGCGCAGGCCACCGGCGCACCTTCACCTTCGAGGCCAAGGGCAAGGGGACCACCCGGTTCACTCTGCTGCACTGCACTTTCACCACCTGCCAGGGCAACAACTCCACCCTGCCCCCCGAGACCACCGGACCCTCCGCCACCCCGACCACGGGGGCGGCCACCCCCTCCCAGGCCCCCGAGCGCATCACCTACACCGTCACCGTCGACTGA
- the gndA gene encoding NADP-dependent phosphogluconate dehydrogenase translates to MSKSAQIGVTGLAVMGRNLARNFARNGYTVALHNRTASRTHDLVAEFGGEGEFVPTETAEEFVAALERPRRLVIMVKAGDPTDAVIQEFAPLLEPGDMIVDGGNAHFADTRRRERELRERGIHFVGTGVSGGEEGALNGPSIMPGGSEESYAALGPMLEKISAKAKDGAPCVTHVGPDGAGHFVKMVHNGIEYADMQLIGEAYQLLRDVAGYSPAQIADIFRKWNTGRLDSYLIEITAEVLSHVDAVTGKPFVDVVVDEAEQKGTGRWTVQIALDLGVPVSGIAEAVFARSLSGHADLRAASKDLAGPTPTALSEPEAAAFADQVEQALYASKIVSYTQGFHEITAGSEAYGWDIDLGAVASIWRGGCIIRAAFLDRITAAYDARPDLPSLLADKTFAQEIGAAQDDWRAVLVAATVEGVPAPGFAAALAYYDALRADRLPAALTQGQRDFFGAHTYRRTDRDGAFHTLWGGDRSEVSA, encoded by the coding sequence ATGAGCAAGTCAGCCCAGATCGGTGTCACGGGGCTCGCTGTCATGGGGCGCAACCTCGCCCGGAACTTCGCCAGGAACGGCTACACGGTCGCCCTGCACAACCGCACCGCGTCCCGCACGCACGACCTCGTGGCGGAGTTCGGCGGCGAGGGCGAGTTCGTCCCCACCGAGACCGCGGAGGAGTTCGTGGCGGCGCTGGAGCGGCCGCGCCGCCTGGTGATCATGGTCAAGGCCGGTGACCCCACGGACGCGGTGATCCAGGAGTTCGCGCCGCTCCTGGAGCCCGGCGACATGATCGTCGACGGCGGCAACGCCCACTTCGCGGACACCCGGCGCCGGGAGCGCGAACTGCGCGAGCGCGGCATCCACTTCGTCGGCACGGGCGTCTCCGGCGGCGAGGAGGGCGCCCTGAACGGGCCGAGCATCATGCCGGGCGGCAGTGAGGAGTCGTACGCGGCGCTCGGCCCGATGCTGGAGAAGATCTCCGCGAAGGCCAAGGACGGCGCCCCGTGCGTGACGCACGTCGGCCCGGACGGCGCGGGCCACTTCGTGAAGATGGTCCACAACGGCATCGAGTACGCCGACATGCAGCTCATCGGCGAGGCCTACCAGCTCCTGCGTGACGTGGCGGGCTACTCCCCCGCGCAGATCGCCGACATCTTCCGGAAGTGGAACACGGGCCGGCTCGACTCGTACCTGATCGAGATCACGGCCGAGGTCCTGTCGCACGTGGACGCCGTGACGGGCAAGCCCTTCGTGGACGTCGTCGTCGACGAGGCGGAGCAGAAGGGCACGGGGCGCTGGACCGTGCAGATCGCCCTCGACCTGGGCGTCCCGGTGTCGGGCATCGCCGAGGCCGTCTTCGCGCGCTCGCTCTCCGGCCACGCGGACCTGCGCGCCGCCTCTAAGGACCTGGCGGGCCCGACGCCGACCGCGCTGAGCGAGCCGGAGGCGGCGGCGTTCGCCGACCAGGTCGAGCAGGCCCTGTACGCGTCGAAGATCGTGTCGTACACGCAGGGCTTCCACGAGATCACGGCGGGCAGCGAGGCGTACGGCTGGGACATCGACCTGGGCGCCGTCGCCTCGATCTGGCGCGGTGGCTGCATCATCCGGGCCGCGTTCCTCGACCGGATCACCGCCGCGTACGACGCCCGGCCCGACCTGCCGAGCCTGCTCGCGGACAAGACGTTCGCGCAGGAGATCGGCGCGGCGCAGGACGACTGGCGTGCCGTCCTGGTCGCCGCGACGGTCGAGGGCGTCCCGGCACCCGGCTTCGCCGCCGCGCTCGCGTACTACGACGCGCTGCGCGCCGACCGCCTCCCGGCCGCGCTCACCCAGGGCCAGCGGGACTTCTTCGGCGCCCACACCTACCGCCGCACGGACCGCGACGGCGCGTTCCACACGCTGTGGGGCGGCGACCGGTCCGAGGTGTCGGCGTAG
- a CDS encoding aspartate/glutamate racemase family protein, with protein sequence MTLALLHTSPVHVTVFDALRDTHHPGLALRHVVDESLLERARTAGPDAVADDVRALLEAAVAEGAAAVLCTCSTIGGVAEAQSAAVGVPVLRVDRPMAAAAVEAGRAVAVVAALESTLAPTVALVEEEAARAGRPVDVRTVLVAGAWERFEAGDRDGYRDLVAAAVDALTDVDVVVLAQASMAPAAERTTATVPVLSSPRPGLRAAADNTA encoded by the coding sequence GTGACCCTCGCTCTCCTGCACACCTCCCCGGTCCACGTCACCGTCTTCGACGCCCTGCGCGACACCCACCACCCCGGTCTCGCCCTGCGCCACGTCGTGGACGAGAGCCTGCTCGAACGGGCCAGGACCGCAGGGCCCGACGCCGTCGCGGACGACGTGCGCGCGCTGCTCGAAGCCGCCGTGGCCGAGGGGGCGGCCGCCGTGCTCTGCACCTGCTCGACCATCGGCGGCGTCGCCGAGGCCCAGTCCGCCGCCGTCGGCGTCCCTGTCCTGCGCGTGGACCGGCCGATGGCCGCCGCCGCGGTCGAAGCCGGACGGGCCGTCGCCGTGGTCGCCGCGCTGGAGAGCACCCTCGCGCCGACCGTCGCCCTCGTCGAGGAGGAGGCAGCCCGCGCCGGCCGCCCCGTCGACGTACGCACAGTGCTGGTGGCAGGGGCCTGGGAGCGTTTCGAGGCCGGTGACCGGGACGGCTACCGGGATCTCGTGGCCGCCGCCGTGGACGCCCTCACCGATGTCGACGTCGTCGTGCTCGCCCAGGCCTCCATGGCGCCCGCCGCCGAACGGACCACCGCGACGGTTCCCGTCCTGTCCAGCCCCCGCCCCGGCCTGCGCGCGGCGGCGGACAACACGGCCTAG
- a CDS encoding peptidoglycan-binding protein: MSFFSSPLNSPSFRLALLAGLSKKMLGAGSKNDLLDLIDNALSVPEPGGDQGVLEGLASLYRGQLDQVGSVFDQVDRVGRKGLPEVWVGDTSVLASDVVNAAGRSVTQMSEAFQGCASVLLTLADAIGAAQRKDEQGRGQLLEQKKTLGGRDGFFDDLHENDEEEWDRKNAAHFGSYAVDLMHAAVSEAQEATRVAARDLNKWAAEARAGKMETSELTAVDKLMLADTGVAGADTELNEILTAGDLERASKRMDQLGLDDETAMERMLAKSDNPQERAYLMKALAAGHSVAEIEKFQDKIHGKDPDWMRRHLTPVVTATDSMNDEGLAPDGSNNNKDYVTFDGQQWIQGGDGSEGTCVASSTVTSRAMVDPMYALDLTGGPDGQQDDPEAFKQRLVAEQHRLHTEGDGGENWGGMGPEGQERINDSAVGSATGTDYQRQDLNSADDRRAVLTQVENSVAQGRPVPVDVSGKEGAHAMTIIAQEGDKLQVYNPWGQTTWVSEDDFINGHMGKASSNDLPNAYSVYLPR, encoded by the coding sequence ATGTCGTTCTTCTCCTCCCCCCTCAACTCCCCTTCCTTCCGGCTCGCGTTGCTCGCCGGGCTGTCCAAGAAGATGCTCGGCGCCGGAAGCAAGAACGACCTCCTCGACCTGATCGACAACGCCCTCTCGGTGCCCGAACCGGGCGGTGACCAGGGCGTGCTGGAGGGCCTGGCAAGTCTCTACCGCGGCCAGCTCGACCAGGTCGGCAGCGTCTTCGACCAGGTCGACCGGGTGGGCCGCAAGGGTCTTCCGGAGGTGTGGGTCGGCGACACGAGCGTCCTCGCCTCCGACGTGGTGAACGCCGCCGGGCGGTCCGTGACCCAGATGAGCGAGGCGTTCCAAGGCTGCGCGTCGGTGCTGCTGACGCTGGCCGACGCGATCGGCGCCGCGCAGCGCAAGGACGAGCAGGGCCGCGGACAGCTGCTGGAGCAGAAGAAGACGCTCGGCGGCAGGGACGGGTTCTTCGACGACCTGCACGAGAACGACGAGGAGGAGTGGGACCGCAAGAACGCCGCCCACTTCGGCTCCTACGCGGTCGATCTGATGCACGCCGCCGTCTCCGAGGCGCAGGAAGCCACCCGCGTCGCGGCCCGGGACCTGAACAAGTGGGCCGCCGAGGCACGTGCCGGGAAGATGGAGACCAGCGAACTCACCGCCGTCGACAAACTGATGCTCGCCGACACCGGCGTCGCGGGCGCCGACACCGAGCTGAACGAGATCCTCACGGCCGGCGACCTGGAACGCGCGTCGAAGCGGATGGACCAGCTGGGCCTCGACGACGAGACCGCCATGGAACGGATGCTGGCCAAGTCGGACAACCCGCAGGAGCGGGCCTACCTGATGAAGGCCCTGGCCGCCGGCCACAGTGTCGCCGAGATAGAGAAGTTCCAGGACAAGATCCACGGCAAGGACCCCGACTGGATGCGCCGTCACCTCACTCCGGTGGTCACCGCCACGGACAGCATGAACGACGAGGGCCTGGCGCCGGACGGCTCGAACAACAACAAGGACTACGTCACGTTCGACGGCCAGCAGTGGATCCAGGGCGGCGACGGCTCCGAGGGCACCTGCGTGGCCTCGTCCACCGTCACGTCCCGCGCCATGGTCGACCCCATGTACGCGCTCGACCTCACCGGCGGCCCCGACGGACAGCAGGACGACCCCGAAGCCTTCAAGCAGCGTCTGGTGGCCGAACAGCACCGTCTGCACACCGAAGGCGACGGCGGCGAGAACTGGGGCGGCATGGGCCCCGAGGGGCAGGAACGGATCAACGACAGCGCCGTCGGCAGCGCCACCGGCACGGACTACCAGCGCCAGGACCTGAACAGCGCCGACGATCGCAGGGCGGTCCTCACCCAGGTCGAGAACTCGGTGGCGCAGGGACGGCCGGTTCCGGTCGACGTCTCGGGCAAGGAGGGCGCCCACGCCATGACCATCATCGCCCAGGAGGGTGACAAGCTTCAGGTGTACAACCCCTGGGGCCAGACCACCTGGGTCAGCGAGGACGACTTCATCAACGGCCACATGGGCAAGGCTTCCAGCAATGATCTCCCCAACGCGTACAGCGTCTATCTTCCGCGGTAG
- a CDS encoding nitroreductase family deazaflavin-dependent oxidoreductase, giving the protein MAQDETGTDVVISPTGWVAEQARLYEESGGTEGTTIPGPMSAPCLLLDYQGRHTGKWRRTVLIYDRDGDDYLIVASKGGADQHPEWYLNLEANPDVRLRVETERFAARAETLSAEEKARVWPHLVEIFAPYADYQKKTERDIPVVRLTRIKG; this is encoded by the coding sequence ATGGCCCAGGACGAGACCGGCACCGACGTCGTGATCAGCCCCACGGGCTGGGTCGCCGAGCAGGCCCGCCTGTACGAGGAGTCCGGCGGCACCGAGGGCACCACGATCCCGGGCCCGATGAGCGCGCCCTGCCTGCTGCTCGACTACCAGGGGCGTCACACCGGCAAGTGGCGCCGCACGGTGCTGATCTACGACCGCGACGGCGACGACTACCTGATCGTCGCCTCGAAGGGCGGCGCCGACCAGCACCCCGAGTGGTACCTGAACCTGGAGGCCAACCCCGACGTGCGGCTGCGCGTCGAGACCGAGCGGTTCGCCGCCCGCGCCGAGACCCTCTCCGCGGAGGAAAAGGCCAGGGTGTGGCCCCACCTCGTGGAGATCTTCGCCCCGTACGCGGACTACCAGAAGAAGACCGAGCGGGACATTCCCGTCGTACGCCTCACCCGTATCAAGGGCTAG